Proteins encoded within one genomic window of Pygocentrus nattereri isolate fPygNat1 chromosome 9, fPygNat1.pri, whole genome shotgun sequence:
- the hsd17b10 gene encoding 3-hydroxyacyl-CoA dehydrogenase type-2, which produces MANIRSVKGMVGLVTGGGSGLGRATVERLLSQGASAVILDLPSSDGHKVATALGDRCAFAPADVTSESDVRAAVDLAKEKFGRLDLAVNCAGIAVAAKTYNFKKDVPHSLEDFSRVVTVNVAGTFNVIRLAVGEMGKNEPDADGHRGCIINTASVAAFDGQVGQAAYSASKGAIVGMTLPIARDLAPMGIRVITIAPGLFSTPLLAGLPEKVRNFLARQVPFPSRLGDPAEFAHLVTSIAENPMLNGEVIRLDGAIRMQP; this is translated from the exons ATGGCGAACATCAGGAGCGTCAAG GGTATGGTGGGTTTGGTCACCGGAGGTGGTTCCGGTTTGGGCAGAGCCACAGTAGAGAGGCTACTCAGCCAAGGCGCCAGCGCTGTGATTCTAGACCTGCCCAGCTCCGATGGACACAAGGTGGCCACTGCCCTGGGGGACCGCTGTGCATTTGCTCCAGCTGAT GTAACATCAGAGTCAGATGTGCGGGCAGCAGTGGATTTGGCAAAGGAGAAGTTTGGCCGATTGGACTTGGCAGTAAACTGTGCTGGCATTGCTGTAGCTGCAAAGACATACAACTTCAAAAAGGACGTCCCTCACAGCCTGGAGGACTTCAGTCGGGTTGTCACT GTGAACGTTGCTGGTACCTTTAATGTGATAAGGCTGGCTGTAGGGGAGATGGGCAAGAATGAACCAGATGCTGATGGACACCGAGGCTGCATCATCAACACAGCCAGTGTAGCAGCTTTTGATGGGCAG GTGGGCCAGGCTGCATACTCTGCTTCTAAAGGAGCTATTGTGGGGATGACCCTTCCAATCGCTCGAGACCTTGCTCCTATGGGAATCCGTGTTATCACCATTGCTCCAG GTTTATTCTCCACACCGCTCCTGGCTGGTCTGCCTGAGAAGGTGCGGAACTTTCTGGCCCGGCAGGTGCCTTTCCCCTCTCGTCTGGGCGACCCTGCTGAGTTTGCCCATCTCGTGACCTCCATCGCAGAAAACCCCATGCTCAACGGAGAGGTGATCCGCTTGGATGGAGCCATCCGAATGCAACCCTGA